A region of Lacinutrix sp. Hel_I_90 DNA encodes the following proteins:
- the efp gene encoding elongation factor P, with product MASTSDIRNGLCIKYNNDIYKIIEFLHVKPGKGPAFVRTKMKSVTNGKVLDNTFSAGHKIEDVRVETHKFQFLYHDGEFYHFMNQEDFTQISLLEAALDKPELMKEGEVVTVLINTEDNMPLSVDLPANVVLEVTATEPGVKGNTATNATKPATVETGAEVNVPLFINEGDKIKIETDKGTYKERVKE from the coding sequence ATGGCTAGTACTTCAGATATTAGAAACGGATTATGTATCAAATATAATAATGATATTTATAAAATAATTGAGTTTTTACATGTTAAGCCTGGAAAAGGTCCAGCGTTTGTAAGAACAAAAATGAAAAGTGTTACCAACGGAAAAGTTTTAGATAACACCTTTTCTGCAGGACACAAAATTGAAGATGTTCGCGTAGAAACACATAAATTTCAGTTTTTATATCATGACGGAGAATTCTATCATTTTATGAATCAGGAAGATTTTACACAAATTAGTTTATTAGAAGCTGCGCTAGACAAGCCAGAACTAATGAAAGAAGGAGAGGTTGTTACGGTATTAATTAATACCGAAGATAACATGCCGCTTTCTGTTGACTTGCCGGCAAATGTCGTTTTAGAAGTCACTGCTACAGAGCCAGGTGTTAAAGGTAACACGGCAACTAACGCAACTAAACCAGCAACAGTAGAAACAGGAGCAGAGGTTAATGTCCCTTTATTTATTAATGAAGGAGACAAAATTAAAATCGAAACCGATAAAGGAACCTATAAAGAACGTGTTAAAGAATAG
- the tsaE gene encoding tRNA (adenosine(37)-N6)-threonylcarbamoyltransferase complex ATPase subunit type 1 TsaE: MQITYTLDELNQVAKKIIEKSTSKVLLFDAEMGMGKTTLIKAIVKTLGSNDTVSSPTFSLVNEYRVDETIIYHFDLYRVETEEELYDFGIEDYLNRDAWLLIEWPEIITPLLLEDYHIIKITSEKTEERNLTLTG; encoded by the coding sequence GTGCAAATTACTTATACACTAGACGAATTAAATCAAGTAGCTAAGAAAATTATTGAAAAATCAACTTCTAAAGTTTTATTATTCGATGCAGAAATGGGTATGGGAAAAACCACGCTTATAAAAGCTATTGTCAAGACTTTAGGAAGTAATGATACTGTAAGTAGTCCAACATTTTCATTGGTAAATGAATATCGGGTAGATGAAACTATTATTTATCATTTTGATTTATACAGAGTAGAAACAGAAGAAGAATTATATGATTTTGGTATTGAAGACTACCTAAATAGAGATGCCTGGCTACTAATTGAATGGCCAGAAATCATTACCCCTCTTTTATTAGAAGATTATCATATTATAAAAATCACTTCAGAAAAAACAGAAGAAAGAAATCTTACACTTACAGGTTAA
- a CDS encoding bifunctional UDP-3-O-[3-hydroxymyristoyl] N-acetylglucosamine deacetylase/3-hydroxyacyl-ACP dehydratase → MAIVNSDIKQKTIDKEVSLKGVGLHTGNDVTLTFKPAPVNTGFAFKRIDLEGSPVIEADANYVTNTLRGTCLEKNGVIIQTCEHVLAAFIGMDIDNAIIELDNAEPPIMDGSSKFFVEAIEKAGVVEQENYREEYVVKDVISYTDDESGSEILVMPSKEYQVTTMVDFGTKVLGTQNATLNHLSEFKEHISDSRTFSFLHELESLLEHGLIKGGDLNNAIVYVDKELSPETMEKLKIAFGKDSISVKPNGILDNLTLHYPNEAARHKLLDVIGDLALIGTRIRGKVIANKPGHYINTQFAKKLSKIIKNERRNNVPEVDLNQTPVMDVNQIMDMLPHRQPFLLIDKIFELSENKVVGMKNVTMNEPFFAGHFPGAPVMPGVLIVEAMAQTGGILVLSTVPDPENYLTFFMKIDKVKFKQKVVPGDTLIFNCSLITPIRRGICHMQGYAYANGKLCAEAELMAKITKVKES, encoded by the coding sequence ATGGCAATAGTTAATTCAGACATAAAACAAAAAACCATAGACAAAGAAGTCTCTTTAAAGGGGGTTGGTTTACACACTGGAAATGATGTAACACTAACATTTAAGCCAGCACCTGTTAATACAGGTTTTGCTTTTAAACGTATAGATTTAGAAGGTAGTCCAGTAATTGAAGCAGATGCTAATTATGTAACAAATACACTGCGTGGTACTTGTTTAGAAAAAAACGGAGTCATTATTCAAACTTGTGAACATGTGCTTGCGGCGTTTATAGGTATGGATATTGATAACGCAATAATCGAACTAGATAATGCAGAACCACCAATAATGGATGGCTCTTCAAAGTTTTTTGTAGAGGCTATTGAAAAAGCAGGAGTAGTGGAGCAGGAGAATTATCGTGAAGAGTATGTTGTAAAAGATGTTATTTCTTACACAGATGATGAAAGTGGAAGCGAAATCTTGGTAATGCCATCAAAAGAGTATCAAGTGACTACTATGGTAGACTTTGGTACTAAAGTTTTAGGCACTCAAAATGCGACACTAAATCATTTATCAGAATTTAAAGAACATATTTCAGATTCCAGAACATTTAGTTTTTTACATGAATTAGAGTCGCTTTTAGAGCATGGTTTGATTAAAGGGGGAGATTTAAATAATGCTATTGTTTATGTAGATAAGGAATTGTCTCCTGAAACAATGGAGAAACTAAAAATCGCCTTTGGCAAAGACAGTATTTCGGTAAAACCTAATGGGATTCTAGATAATTTAACGTTGCACTACCCTAATGAAGCAGCAAGACATAAGTTATTAGATGTTATTGGTGATTTAGCACTTATTGGGACGCGTATTCGTGGAAAAGTGATTGCAAATAAACCCGGACATTATATAAATACACAGTTTGCGAAAAAACTTTCAAAGATCATAAAAAACGAAAGAAGAAATAATGTTCCTGAAGTTGATTTAAATCAAACACCTGTCATGGATGTGAATCAAATTATGGATATGTTGCCTCATAGGCAACCCTTTCTATTAATAGATAAGATTTTTGAGCTATCGGAGAATAAGGTTGTTGGGATGAAAAACGTGACTATGAATGAGCCGTTTTTCGCAGGACACTTTCCAGGAGCTCCAGTTATGCCAGGGGTATTAATAGTTGAAGCTATGGCACAAACAGGAGGAATATTGGTGTTAAGCACTGTTCCTGATCCTGAGAATTATTTAACTTTTTTCATGAAAATAGACAAAGTAAAGTTCAAACAAAAAGTAGTGCCTGGCGATACTTTGATTTTTAACTGTTCTTTAATCACGCCGATAAGACGTGGTATTTGCCACATGCAGGGCTATGCTTACGCTAACGGCAAACTTTGTGCAGAAGCGGAGTTAATGGCGAAAATCACTAAAGTAAAAGAGTCTTAA
- a CDS encoding nuclear transport factor 2 family protein, giving the protein MSAKEIVKAFYDLDLAKESNAIKMVHKDCVLHWNSSKGFTEMNYNEISAMLLNIRESFLSFKYKLSHLLEDGNTVTARYTVYTTNIETPFKEDALAHFISIWEVKNNKLYKGWEVSQLVDDNPKNISSYSEIKI; this is encoded by the coding sequence ATGTCTGCAAAAGAAATAGTTAAAGCCTTTTACGATTTAGATTTAGCTAAAGAAAGTAATGCGATAAAAATGGTGCATAAAGACTGTGTGTTACATTGGAACAGTAGTAAGGGCTTTACTGAAATGAATTATAATGAGATTAGTGCTATGCTGCTAAACATTCGTGAATCATTTTTGTCATTTAAGTACAAATTAAGTCATTTGTTGGAAGATGGGAATACTGTAACTGCCAGATATACAGTATATACTACAAATATTGAGACACCGTTTAAAGAAGATGCTTTAGCACATTTTATTTCTATTTGGGAAGTTAAAAATAATAAATTATATAAGGGTTGGGAAGTAAGTCAGTTGGTAGACGACAATCCTAAAAACATATCTTCATATTCAGAAATAAAAATTTAA
- the sucD gene encoding succinate--CoA ligase subunit alpha: MSVLVNKDSKIIVQGFTGSEGTFHAEQMIEYGTNVVGGVTPGKGGQSHLNRPVFNTVEEAVQKEGADTSIIFVPPAFAADAIMEAADAGIKVIICITEGIPVSDMIKAADYIKGKDCRLVGPNCPGVITPGEAKVGIMPGFVFKKGKVGIVSKSGTLTYEAADQVVKQGLGITTAIGIGGDPIIGTTTKEAVELLINDPETECVVMIGEIGGQLEADAANWYKASGSKKPIIGFIAGETAPAGRTMGHAGAIVGGSDDTAQAKKEIMRACGIHVVDSPAEIGKKVAEVLG, from the coding sequence ATGAGCGTTTTAGTAAACAAAGATTCAAAAATAATAGTTCAAGGTTTTACAGGTAGTGAAGGGACTTTTCACGCTGAACAAATGATTGAGTATGGAACAAATGTTGTAGGTGGTGTTACTCCGGGAAAAGGAGGGCAATCACATTTAAATAGACCAGTTTTCAACACTGTTGAAGAGGCTGTACAGAAAGAGGGCGCAGACACAAGCATTATTTTTGTACCACCTGCTTTTGCTGCAGATGCTATTATGGAAGCTGCAGATGCTGGGATAAAAGTAATCATTTGTATTACAGAAGGGATTCCTGTTTCAGATATGATTAAAGCTGCAGATTATATAAAAGGAAAAGATTGCCGCTTGGTAGGACCTAATTGTCCGGGTGTTATTACTCCTGGTGAAGCAAAAGTAGGTATTATGCCAGGTTTTGTTTTCAAAAAAGGAAAAGTAGGTATCGTTTCGAAATCAGGAACGTTAACTTATGAAGCTGCAGATCAAGTAGTAAAGCAAGGCTTAGGAATTACTACAGCTATAGGTATTGGAGGAGATCCAATTATCGGAACAACGACTAAAGAAGCTGTTGAGTTACTAATTAATGATCCTGAAACCGAGTGTGTAGTCATGATTGGTGAAATTGGAGGTCAATTAGAAGCCGATGCGGCCAATTGGTACAAAGCAAGTGGAAGCAAAAAACCAATTATTGGTTTCATTGCTGGAGAAACAGCACCGGCAGGACGTACAATGGGACATGCTGGAGCTATAGTTGGCGGAAGCGATGATACAGCACAAGCTAAAAAAGAAATTATGAGAGCTTGTGGTATTCACGTAGTAGACTCACCTGCTGAAATTGGTAAA
- the lpxD gene encoding UDP-3-O-(3-hydroxymyristoyl)glucosamine N-acyltransferase, with protein sequence MKFTAEQIAGILEGEVVGDPLAEVSKLSKIEEGIEGALTFLANPKYTPYIYTTKATIAIVGKDFKPEQAISVTLIKVDDAYKSFSKLLEYYNQVKLNKFGIEQPVSISTSATLGKDVYVGAFTYIGENVKIGDNVKIFPSSYIGDNVTIDNDTVVFAGAKIYSESIIGKNCVINSGAIIGADGFGFAPNAAGEYSKIPQIGNVILEDFVDIGAATTIDRATLGSTIIRRGAKLDNQIQIAHNVEIGKNTVIAAQTGVAGSTKIGDNCQIGGQVGFAGHITIGNNVKIQAQSGVGRNIKDNEILQGSPAFSYGDWNKSYVYFKNLPKMAKTINDLEKKGNGNS encoded by the coding sequence ATGAAGTTTACAGCAGAACAAATAGCAGGTATTTTAGAAGGGGAGGTTGTGGGTGACCCATTAGCCGAAGTTTCTAAACTATCAAAAATAGAAGAAGGTATTGAAGGAGCCTTAACCTTTTTGGCAAATCCTAAGTACACACCTTATATTTATACGACTAAAGCTACGATTGCTATTGTTGGTAAAGATTTTAAACCAGAACAGGCAATTTCAGTAACTTTGATAAAGGTTGACGATGCTTATAAATCGTTTTCTAAGTTATTGGAATATTATAACCAGGTTAAGTTAAATAAATTTGGGATAGAACAACCTGTATCTATTTCAACATCAGCAACACTGGGGAAAGATGTTTATGTAGGTGCTTTTACCTATATTGGAGAGAATGTGAAAATTGGGGATAATGTTAAAATTTTCCCAAGTAGTTATATAGGTGATAATGTAACTATTGATAATGATACTGTTGTTTTTGCGGGAGCTAAGATTTATTCAGAATCTATAATTGGTAAAAATTGCGTCATCAATTCAGGAGCTATTATAGGAGCAGATGGATTTGGTTTTGCGCCTAATGCAGCTGGAGAATATAGTAAAATACCACAAATTGGTAATGTTATTTTAGAGGACTTTGTAGATATAGGGGCTGCGACGACTATAGACAGGGCTACTTTAGGGTCGACAATAATACGTCGTGGCGCTAAATTAGATAATCAAATTCAAATTGCTCATAACGTTGAAATAGGAAAGAACACAGTAATTGCAGCGCAAACGGGTGTTGCTGGCTCTACCAAAATAGGAGATAACTGCCAGATAGGTGGGCAAGTTGGTTTTGCTGGACATATTACCATTGGTAATAATGTAAAAATACAAGCGCAATCTGGAGTTGGTAGAAACATAAAGGATAATGAAATTTTGCAAGGCTCACCTGCATTTAGTTATGGTGATTGGAATAAGTCTTATGTATATTTTAAAAACTTGCCTAAAATGGCAAAAACCATAAACGATTTAGAAAAAAAAGGAAATGGCAATAGTTAA
- a CDS encoding bifunctional response regulator/alkaline phosphatase family protein: MDKIKVLWVDDEIDLLKPHILFLEQKNYTVTTCNSGTEALEILEDQKFDIVFLDENMPGLTGLETLNEIKEKQNELPVVMITKSEEEYIMEEAIGNKIADYLIKPVNPHQILLSLKKNLDHSRLVSEKTTSNYQQEFRKIAMDMAMVNSYEEWVSLYQKLVYWEMRLEDIEDSGMFEILESQKNEANIQFGKFIDKNYPTWFDAHTDAPTLSHVLFKDKIVPELSKEQPTLLVVIDNLRYDQWKAFEPTVANHYKKVSEEAFYSILPTATQYARNAIFSGLMPSDMEKLHPEYWKNDTDEGGKNMHEHDFLNAQMKRLGLTHLKHEYYKITNLKDGKKLADNFKGLKDNDLTVVVYNFVDMLSHSKTEMDVVKELASNDKAYRSLTQSWFKNSPLFEMIQQAQQMDFKLIITTDHGTINVKNPSKVIGDRDTSLNLRYKTGRSLSYEDKDVLAAKDPKTIHLPAISMNSSFIFAKSDLFFAYPNNYNHYVSYFRNTYQHGGVSLEEMIIPFVVLNPK; this comes from the coding sequence ATGGATAAAATAAAAGTACTTTGGGTTGACGATGAAATTGATTTATTAAAACCACACATCCTGTTTTTAGAACAAAAAAACTATACGGTTACCACTTGTAATAGCGGCACTGAAGCATTAGAAATACTTGAGGATCAGAAATTCGATATTGTTTTTTTAGATGAGAACATGCCTGGTTTAACAGGCTTAGAGACCCTTAATGAAATTAAAGAGAAACAAAATGAGCTACCTGTAGTCATGATTACTAAAAGTGAAGAAGAGTATATTATGGAGGAAGCGATTGGAAATAAGATTGCCGATTATCTCATAAAACCAGTAAACCCGCATCAAATTTTATTAAGCTTAAAAAAGAATTTAGATCATTCTCGTTTGGTTTCAGAAAAAACAACTTCAAACTACCAGCAGGAATTCAGAAAAATTGCTATGGATATGGCAATGGTAAACTCTTATGAAGAATGGGTTTCTCTCTATCAAAAACTGGTTTATTGGGAAATGCGCTTAGAAGACATTGAAGATTCTGGAATGTTTGAGATTTTAGAATCGCAAAAAAACGAAGCAAATATTCAATTTGGAAAATTTATAGATAAAAACTATCCTACTTGGTTTGACGCACACACTGACGCCCCTACCTTATCGCACGTTTTATTTAAAGATAAAATTGTTCCAGAATTAAGTAAAGAACAACCAACACTATTGGTCGTAATAGATAATTTACGCTATGACCAATGGAAAGCCTTTGAGCCTACTGTGGCAAACCACTATAAAAAAGTAAGTGAAGAAGCTTTCTATAGTATTTTACCAACAGCAACACAATATGCAAGAAATGCCATTTTTTCTGGGCTAATGCCTAGTGATATGGAAAAACTCCATCCTGAATATTGGAAAAACGATACTGATGAGGGTGGAAAAAACATGCATGAGCATGATTTTTTAAATGCTCAAATGAAACGTTTAGGCTTAACACACTTAAAACATGAGTATTACAAGATCACCAATTTAAAAGATGGAAAGAAGTTAGCCGATAATTTCAAGGGTCTTAAGGACAATGACTTAACCGTTGTAGTTTACAACTTTGTAGATATGCTTTCGCATTCTAAAACCGAAATGGATGTGGTAAAAGAATTAGCATCTAACGATAAAGCCTACCGATCACTCACACAAAGCTGGTTTAAAAATTCGCCTTTATTTGAAATGATTCAGCAAGCACAGCAAATGGATTTCAAATTAATTATCACTACAGATCATGGAACCATTAATGTTAAGAATCCGTCAAAAGTTATTGGAGATCGTGATACAAGTTTAAACTTGCGGTATAAAACGGGTCGCAGTTTAAGTTATGAAGACAAAGATGTATTGGCCGCAAAGGATCCTAAAACAATTCATTTGCCTGCGATATCTATGAATAGTTCTTTTATTTTTGCGAAAAGTGATTTGTTTTTTGCTTACCCTAACAATTATAACCATTATGTCAGTTATTTTAGAAATACCTATCAGCATGGTGGCGTCTCATTAGAAGAAATGATTATTCCCTTTGTGGTTTTAAATCCCAAATAA
- a CDS encoding UDP-3-O-(3-hydroxymyristoyl)glucosamine N-acyltransferase: MKFSKSYNLKEIAQIINCNYVGADDFQVFGMNEIHVVETGDIVFVDHPKYYDKALQSAATVILINKEVTCPEGKALLISDDPFRDFNTLTRHFKPFQTVNVSISPSAKIGKNTIIQPNCFIGNNVTIGDDCVIHANVTIYDDAVIGNHVTIHSGTILGASAFYYKNRPTGFDQLFSGGRVVIEDHVDIGALCTIDKGVTGDTTIGAGSKLDNQIQVGHDTVIGKKCLIASQVGIAGCCIIEDEVTIWGQVGTNSGITIGKKAVILGQTGVTKSVAGGKSYFGTPIEESRVKLKELAYVKQIPNIIDQLKNK, encoded by the coding sequence TTGAAATTCTCTAAATCATATAATCTCAAAGAGATAGCTCAAATTATTAATTGTAATTATGTTGGAGCAGACGATTTTCAGGTTTTTGGAATGAACGAAATTCATGTCGTCGAAACCGGAGATATTGTTTTTGTTGATCACCCTAAATATTACGATAAAGCATTGCAATCTGCAGCAACTGTTATTTTAATTAATAAAGAAGTAACCTGTCCTGAAGGCAAGGCATTATTAATTAGTGATGATCCATTTAGGGATTTCAACACATTAACACGTCATTTTAAACCGTTTCAAACTGTAAATGTGAGTATTTCACCTTCGGCAAAAATTGGAAAAAACACAATAATACAGCCTAACTGTTTTATTGGAAATAATGTGACTATTGGTGATGATTGTGTAATACATGCCAATGTTACTATTTATGATGATGCTGTTATTGGAAACCATGTAACAATCCATTCAGGCACTATTCTAGGAGCTAGTGCTTTTTATTATAAAAACAGACCTACTGGTTTCGATCAATTATTTTCTGGTGGTCGCGTAGTGATTGAAGACCATGTTGATATTGGGGCCTTATGTACTATTGATAAAGGGGTTACTGGAGATACAACTATTGGTGCTGGTTCTAAACTAGACAATCAAATTCAAGTTGGGCACGATACAGTTATTGGTAAAAAATGTTTGATAGCCTCGCAAGTTGGGATTGCAGGGTGCTGTATCATTGAAGACGAAGTTACTATTTGGGGACAGGTGGGAACAAATAGCGGTATCACGATTGGAAAAAAAGCTGTTATTCTTGGTCAAACAGGAGTAACTAAATCTGTAGCAGGAGGTAAAAGTTATTTTGGGACTCCAATAGAAGAATCAAGAGTTAAATTAAAGGAATTGGCTTACGTTAAACAGATTCCGAATATTATTGATCAGTTAAAAAACAAATAA
- a CDS encoding HD domain-containing protein produces MQLSNKLKILNDPIYGFITIPNSLIFDLIEHKYFQRLRRITQMGMSYLVYPGAHHTRFHHAIGCMHLMQKAIQVLRFKGVEINYDEQNALLIAILLHDIGHGPFSHAMEHSIVNGVSHEHISMLFMEELNTEFNNDLTLAIKIFKGDYPRKFMCQLISSQIDMDRADYLKRDSFYTGVAEGNINSERLITMLNVRNDELVVENKGIYSVEKFLVARRLMYWQVYLHKTSLSAEQLLIRVLKRAKELTKKGVVLSASKPLLYFLQNEIELKDFTLESLETFSKLDDYDIISAMKDWQYHDDFVLKNLCSMIINRDLLKVKIKKKAIKPSLLLQHKKDLIKKFNISEAEADYFVFTGEISNQAYTLKKQGISILHKNGKIEDIVKASDQLNLKALSKTVTKYYICYPKEKL; encoded by the coding sequence TTGCAACTAAGTAACAAGCTCAAAATATTAAACGACCCAATTTACGGATTTATTACTATCCCTAATTCTTTAATTTTCGATTTGATCGAGCATAAATATTTTCAACGTTTACGCCGAATCACCCAAATGGGGATGAGTTATTTAGTATATCCAGGAGCCCACCATACCCGTTTTCATCATGCGATAGGTTGCATGCATCTAATGCAAAAAGCAATACAAGTACTTCGTTTTAAAGGTGTTGAAATTAATTATGATGAACAGAACGCTTTATTAATTGCCATTCTTTTACATGATATAGGTCACGGGCCATTCTCACATGCCATGGAACATAGTATTGTAAATGGGGTCTCTCATGAGCATATTTCGATGCTCTTTATGGAAGAATTAAATACCGAATTTAACAACGATTTAACGTTAGCTATTAAGATTTTTAAGGGCGACTATCCGCGTAAGTTTATGTGTCAGTTAATATCCAGCCAGATAGATATGGACAGAGCAGATTATCTAAAACGGGACAGTTTTTATACTGGTGTTGCTGAGGGTAATATTAATAGCGAGCGTCTTATCACGATGCTTAATGTCAGAAATGACGAATTAGTTGTTGAGAATAAAGGCATTTATTCTGTTGAAAAGTTTCTAGTAGCGAGACGATTAATGTACTGGCAAGTCTATTTACATAAAACAAGTTTATCTGCAGAGCAATTATTGATTCGTGTTTTAAAGCGCGCTAAAGAATTAACTAAAAAAGGAGTAGTATTATCGGCTAGTAAGCCTTTGTTGTATTTTCTTCAGAACGAAATTGAGTTAAAGGATTTTACTTTAGAAAGTCTTGAAACTTTTTCAAAGCTAGATGATTACGATATTATCTCGGCAATGAAAGACTGGCAATATCATGACGATTTTGTATTGAAAAACCTTTGCAGTATGATTATTAATAGAGATTTGTTGAAAGTAAAAATTAAGAAGAAAGCGATCAAACCTTCTTTATTACTTCAACATAAAAAAGACTTAATTAAAAAATTTAATATTTCTGAAGCTGAGGCTGATTACTTCGTGTTTACTGGCGAAATTTCAAATCAGGCGTATACACTGAAAAAACAAGGAATAAGCATTTTACATAAAAACGGAAAGATTGAAGATATCGTTAAAGCTTCAGACCAATTAAATTTAAAAGCGCTTTCAAAAACTGTAACCAAATATTATATCTGTTATCCAAAGGAAAAATTGTGA
- the lpxA gene encoding acyl-ACP--UDP-N-acetylglucosamine O-acyltransferase, whose product MNQPLAYIHPGAKIAKNVVIEPFTTISNNVTIGEGSWIGSNVTIMEGARIGKNCNIFPGAVISAVPQDLKYNDEDTTTEIGDNVTIRECVTINRGTTDRMKTVIGNNCLIMAYSHIAHDCIVGNNCIFSNNSTLAGHINVGDYVVLAGMTAVHQFCSIGSHAFVTGGSLVRKDVPPFVKAGREPLSYVGINSVGLRRRGYTTEKITEIQEIFRILYQKNYNTTQASNIIEAEMEATTERDEILQFIKNSHRGIMKGYFKSN is encoded by the coding sequence ATGAACCAACCCCTAGCATACATACACCCAGGAGCTAAAATTGCTAAAAATGTAGTGATTGAGCCCTTTACAACAATTTCTAATAATGTAACCATTGGCGAAGGCTCATGGATTGGAAGTAATGTTACAATTATGGAAGGTGCTCGCATTGGCAAGAATTGTAATATTTTTCCAGGAGCAGTTATTTCTGCTGTACCTCAGGATTTAAAATATAATGATGAAGACACAACAACCGAGATTGGAGACAACGTTACTATTCGGGAGTGTGTAACAATTAACCGCGGCACGACAGACCGAATGAAAACGGTTATTGGTAATAATTGTTTGATTATGGCCTATAGCCATATTGCACACGATTGTATTGTTGGTAATAATTGTATTTTTTCAAATAACAGTACATTAGCTGGGCATATTAATGTTGGAGATTATGTTGTATTAGCTGGAATGACAGCTGTACATCAATTTTGCTCTATAGGTAGTCACGCCTTTGTTACTGGTGGTTCTTTGGTGCGAAAAGATGTGCCGCCATTTGTAAAAGCTGGTCGTGAGCCATTGTCTTATGTAGGAATCAATTCTGTTGGTTTAAGACGAAGAGGATACACTACAGAAAAGATAACAGAGATTCAGGAAATTTTTAGAATATTATACCAAAAAAACTATAACACTACTCAAGCTTCAAATATTATTGAAGCGGAAATGGAAGCAACTACAGAGCGAGATGAAATTCTACAGTTCATAAAGAACTCGCATCGCGGCATTATGAAGGGTTACTTCAAATCAAATTAA